A region of the Candidatus Marinimicrobia bacterium CG08_land_8_20_14_0_20_45_22 genome:
GATAAAGTATCACCTCCTGAATAAATATACAGTTTGGCAGGTTTATCTGACTGAGCATATTGCGTACTCACGATCCAGTCATCGTAACCGTCATTATTCATATCTCCGCATAAAATTGTACTGCCATAGTTTGCAAATTCATCAGGACTTTGATAATACCAGTCCGGTTCATCATCGAGCGTATCGCCACCGAGGTAAATATAGACTCTTCCATATGAGGCGTACCAATCATCTGGCGCTGTAATTATAAGGTCATCATAGCCATCGGCATTTAAATCTCCGGTTACTAAGTAACCAAAACCATAACGAGCCCCTTCACCGTAAAGTACAAGATCGGCAATAGAATCTGGTCCACTTGGACTTCCGAGATAGATCGAGGCACGGCCCTCTTTTAAACCACCAGCCCATAGATTAGATAGAACATAATCAGTATAGCTATCTCCGTTAAGATCCATATCGCCGAATAAATATGTAACTGCTCCCATGTACCTATATTCCCATAAAGTAATGTCTGGCTCGATATCAAAAGGAGAGCCGCCATAGAATACGTCTACTCTATCAATCCATGGATACGGATACGATGAATCCGGGTAACTACCACAGGTCACCGCAAGATCATTAAATCCGTCGTTGTTAATATCGCCTATATTGCTTATCGAACTGCCAAACTGATCCCCATAGTAGTATCCAGGTATGCTAACAACCTTTTCTAAATGAATAGCATCATTAGTGTACAGAACTCCTGCCGAAATGAATAAACATACGATTAATTTAAAATTTTTCATTAATAATCTCAGTATTTATGGAACGCGTTTTGATTAAGACATGCACCAGCGAAAAATGGAAAAGTTCGGATCGCACCTCTCCCGCATGAGTTGTTCATGGAAAATGAGAGACACTTTTTACAGACCGAAACAGATTGACCGTTTAAGTCTGACTTGAGAATGGGAAGAATGATTGTTCTTTCTTCCGGGACACTAGATCGATACATCGCTTCACCTTTATAAATAAATTGCTCCACGATTCTATCTGAAAAACTTGAAATTCCAAAAAGCACTTTGAAGGTCATGGATGCCGGGGAGGTCGTCCGTCCCTTCTGTGACACTATCGCCCATTCAAGAAACAGAAACATTTTACATTAGGGAATCTTTAAATCAAACAATTATTTTGCGCGGGAGAAATAAACCACGAATCCCGAACAATATCGGGACAAGTTAATACGGAACCCCACAAAGTGCGGGGAAATGAGAGAAGACAAATTAAGGTTAAGATTAAGATTGAGCGTCACCCTGCCCGGCATCCATGAAATATCTGAATATTTGTTTGCCTCGCTCATAACACCGTCAGAATCACAGATTACGCTGATTTAGGGATTCCACAGAATTTTTTTTATCAGCCATATTTTCTATAATCAGTGTAATCAGCGCAATCTGATTAATCAGCGATTCAGACATTTTCCCCTTTGCGTCAGATTCTCAAATCTGATGCGGAACATAAATAATACAAAATCCTTTCATAACAAATCAGCGTAATTCAGCGTCTGTTGTTATCTATCTTTACCTTTTCTTCATATCTTCGTGACTTTGTGGTTAAAATCAGCGTCTTTCTGCGTCCAGCCTTTTCGTCTCTGACGGAATTTACTGTATATATTCGCTGACCGTCTCGACTGCTTCGACGACTACTTTTGCATTCTTACGGATCACGAATTCGCTGAGTCCGATCTCCGAATCGGAATTTCCCCAATCATAAGTGTAACCGAGCCGCGTCCACGGATAGGCGGTTTCCGTCGGTTCGGGATAGTAAGAATAGATAATGTTGTTATTGAACCACGTCTTGTAAAGTTCGTCTGTTCCATCGGGAAATGTGAGTTCGGCAATTTGATCGGTAATTTCCGCATCCGGCGTCGGTCGGAAAAGATCGTCCGGTTTGACCCAGATTTCCGCGAAATAGAAATTTCCTTCAACATCCGGCATTCCGAGTAATTGTTCACATCGGAGAACCGGATCTGTTTGCTCTTTGGGGTGATCGGCAAACCAATCCTTGAGTTCGGGAACGGCAGTCACCCATGTTTCGCCCCACCACATTGTCACGGAACTATCGACGGGATATGAAGAATCGTATTTCGTCAGCGTCGCGACGAGGACATACGATTCGCCGCCGATCTCTTTCCATGATAAATAAGTATTCGTCGGCAAGATCGCGATCAGATCGTCTGAAATCTCGTCCGCTTCGGCGACCATCGCGTCCTCGACCGCAGACTGATACATCTCCGTCAACGATTCATTTTCATCGTTATTTTCGACTTCATCCGAACAGCCGAAAACGTACAACATGAAAACCGCAACAAGCAGGAAACGGATGCGAAATGTACAAGTCTTCATTTCAAGTTCTCCTGAATTCACTTATTCGTCGAGAAAAAGAGACGCGCATAGATGTAAGCAATCGACTCATCTAAAACCATCCGGACGCCGTCGCTGGATTTCCACCATTTTTCCGGTGTGAATCCAACCTGATGCGAGGCAATGATCCCGACCTTAAAATCCTTTCCCAACGCTTTTTGATAGAGTAATTGGCTTCGGCGGGCGTGCGGTCCGAGCGAAAGAACGTCGAGCGACTTTACCGTCGTGTCGGATGTGACCAAATATTCTTTAAAAGCAATTGCCGAGGCAAATGTCCTGTCTTTGTCAGCTTTGGCGTAAGGAACGGCGATTACGCGTTTTTCGTCGAAGCCGATTTCTTTCAGTGTTGCCTTTGCCAGTTCTGCATTCGTTTTATATTTCGATAAAAAATAACCTTGCTGAAGCGGTCCGCCGGTCGTGTAGATTTTTTCATATTTACCATCCAGAAAGATTTTCGTCACTTCCTGAATTACATTATCCGGCAACCAGCCTTCGACAACGAGCGTCTTTCCGCCGGAAGGTTCCGTAACCGCCAGAAATGGATAGAGATTTTTAATACCTAAATCAATTAAGGTGAAAACTAAAAAGATCACGATCAGCCAGACTCTTGCTGAGGTCGATTTGGCGTCTTTTTTTAAATGTAATGTTTGCTGGTTAAACTTTTCTTCCATTTTTTTCCTCCTGATCTTCGGTTTTAAGTTGATATTCGACAAGCATTTCACGGAAAAGGACATATCGAATTAATTCATCCATGCTGAACACGACCTGAACATTTTTCATGTAATCTGGAACGGGAAATTCGACATTTTCAGTGATTTTCATCGAGCCGTCTGCATTGAACAGCGTCAGAAATTCCGCTTTTTTCATCGAAGTTGATGGAAAATACTGCACGCAAAACTTGCGATCCATATCGTGATAGAGAAATGAAACCGGGATGTAGGCTTTATGACCGCATGATTCACAGACGAATAGGTTAATTTCGCCATCAAAAAGTTTGCTCTTTTCGTGCGGATTCAGACTCACGTTCAGCGAATTCCAGATTTGGACGATTTGTTCGACTCCGCATTCGGGACATTTAACGGTTCGATCTTCGTAAAACGACATGATGATTTTTCTCCGATCGTCAATTTTGAATGTTCAGGACATCGAAAACGAATGTGTATTCAAAGGCGA
Encoded here:
- a CDS encoding cytosine deaminase, coding for MEEKFNQQTLHLKKDAKSTSARVWLIVIFLVFTLIDLGIKNLYPFLAVTEPSGGKTLVVEGWLPDNVIQEVTKIFLDGKYEKIYTTGGPLQQGYFLSKYKTNAELAKATLKEIGFDEKRVIAVPYAKADKDRTFASAIAFKEYLVTSDTTVKSLDVLSLGPHARRSQLLYQKALGKDFKVGIIASHQVGFTPEKWWKSSDGVRMVLDESIAYIYARLFFSTNK